In the genome of Lathyrus oleraceus cultivar Zhongwan6 chromosome 4, CAAS_Psat_ZW6_1.0, whole genome shotgun sequence, the window GCTTAAACATTAACACAAAATGGGCCCTATAAAGCTATCCATATGACTTGGGCATGACATTGGATGTTTTAGAAAATAGTAAATTACTTTGAACAAGAAACTATCTTCGGAACATCTGTTGCCTTCCAGTTAGTGAGAGCGGCATCCGGAGGTCCACAAAACACCATCTTGGACAAATCTGgatcttcatcttcaagagcattcacttgatATCACTTCGAAAACCAGCTTTAGAGAATATTTCTTGGATGCTAGGAACCTTCCCCTAATGTATCTTCCGATCTTTGAACAATTCAATAGACGGCTGATATCCTAATCCACACTTGTCTTTCTTCTCTGGTAATTCAATCACTGTTCCCCAACTTCCAACCAGCTTCAATTGCAGCTTTCACACTTTTCCACGAGGACATGACCCCCTTAGGTTCTTCAATAGGTTTCGGCTTAGTCTGGACCATATTGACCATTTCAAGGGCCTGAAGAGGAGTTTCAATAATGTCTTCACCTACTTCAATGTATCTGAATGAAGTCAAATGGCTGACGAAAATATCTTCCTCTCCGGATACTGATACCAGCTTACCAGAAgtaacaaacttcagcttctggtggaGTGTCGAGGTGACAGTtccagcagcatggatccaagGTCTACCTAACACACAACTATAGACAGGCCTAATATCCATTACATGGAAGATAATACGAAAAGTTTGAGGGCCAATCAGAATTGGGAGGTCAATCTCCTGAATAACCGTTCGcttagacccatcaaaagctttcactatcaAAGCACTAGGTCTCATTTGCACCCCTTCAATATTCAGTTGTGCTAGGGTAGTCTTTGGCAACACGTTCAAGGATGAACCTGTATCTACCAGTACTCGAGCCAGAGTAACATTTCTACACTTAATGGAGATATGAAGCGCCATATTATGTTCTTGCCCATTAGGGGGTAAATCATCATCAGCGATCATCAAACAACTACTAGCATTGAGATTAGCAACCATATCATCAAACTGAATAACATTGATGTCTTCTGCCACATAAGCTTTGTTCAAGAACTTCAATAGAGCAGTCctatgagcctcagaactcataagtagagaaagaatggagatttttgaaggagttttgttgagctgatctacgaccttgtagtcactcttcttgatgattTTCATGAATTCTTTATCCTCTTCAGCAGTCACTACTTTCTTAGATGAGCCTTCTCCTGCTTCTGGAGGATTTACCTCTTTCCCCTTTGTTGGTTCAACTGTTGGTGCACTTGCTTTGCTTGGGTTCACTTCAAGAGCGAAAACCCTTCCACTTCGAGTCACACCACTAGCTCCAGCAATGTTAGTCACATCTGGTTCTTTTAAGATTACTGGTTTGTTACCCACATAAACTACAGGCTCATAGTTCCAGGGCACTACTTTGGTGCTGTCAAATAAGAATGGAGCGGGAACATAGATAACCATTGGTTCAATCTTTTGCACTGCCTCTAGGTCAACATTTCTCTGGTAAGGGACCACAAAAAGCTTGGAAAGCCTCTCTTGATCAAACATGGGCACAATCACATCAACATCTTCATCAATCTTTGCTATGGTGAACTGAATAACCTGCTGGTCCATCAAACGTTGAAGACAAATTTTGAATTCACCATATTGATCAGGGTTGGATGAACACACCACACAATTAGCATGCGTTCCCTTCATCAATTCTGCTTCCAACAATCTAGCATGGACCATTGTTAAGGGAGTCTTTAACTTGAACACATCCTTTATCAATCCTTCATCATTTGGACTTTCTATAGCATTGACATCTGAACTACCATGTTTAGGCAAAGGATTGTTCCCCACAGTTGGAAAATCAACAAAAGACGGTATTTTTTTATCTATCAACTCTTGGACCCGGAGTTTAAACACCTTGTAATTCTCTGTTGTATGGCCCTCTGAATTAGCATGAAAGGCACatctagcattctcatcataccAAGGCTTATGAGGCTTCGATATTGAAGGTAATGCCATTGGCACGACAGTCCCATTCTGAATCAGATACGGTAGCAATTGAGTGTAAGTCATTGGGATAGGAGTGGTATTCACATTATTGTACTGTTGATATGGCCTCTGTTGATTTGGTCGTTGTTGTTGAACCGGACGCTGTTGATTATTCTGTTGATTTGTCTGTTAATGTTGAGGTGGAGGAGCCTGGAACTGAGGTTGTGGAGCTTGATATTGAGGAACTAGAACTTGATACTGAGGTATCGGAGTTGGAATATGGACATGAGCAATTGGACGATAAGACATGGTTGGATATTAAGCAGTTGCTACGTAAGGGTACTGATAATAAGGCACAGGAGCAGGATCCTTGTGTGGTGCCCTCCCTCTTTGAGAAGAAATGGCACTAGTCTCGCCCTCCTTCCTCTTGAATTcgttgaaaggcttcttcaagATTGGCTGACTGTTGGAAACTCCCTGGATTTTACCACATTTCAATCCTTCTTCTACTCTTTCACCCATGATCACCATGTCAGAAAATCCTACGG includes:
- the LOC127137076 gene encoding uncharacterized protein LOC127137076, whose product is MALPSISKPHKPWYDENARCAFHANSEGHTTENYKVFKLRVQELIDKKIPSFVDFPTVGNNPLPKHGSSDVNAIESPNDEGLIKDVFKLKTPLTMVHARLLEAELMKGTHANCVVCSSNPDQYGEFKICLQRLMDQQVIQFTIAKIDEDVDVIVPMFDQERLSKLFVVPYQRNVDLEAVQKIEPMVIYVPAPFLFDSTKVVPWNYEPVVYVGNKPVILKEPDVTNIAGASGVTRSGRVFALEVNPSKASAPTVEPTKGKEVNPPEAGEGSSKKVVTAEEDKEFMKIIKKSDYKFLNKAYVAEDINVIQFDDMVANLNASSCLMIADDDLPPNGQEHNMALHISIKCRNVTLARVLVDTGSSLNVLPKTTLAQLNIEGVQMRPSALIVKAFDGSKRTVIQEIDLPILIGPQTFRIIFHVMDIRPVYSCVLGRPWIHAAGTVTSTLHQKLKFVTSGKLVSVSGEEDIFVSHLTSFRYIEVGEDIIETPLQALEMVNMVQTKPKPIEEPKGVMSSWKSVKAAIEAGWKLGNSD